A portion of the Sphingobacterium spiritivorum genome contains these proteins:
- a CDS encoding MarR family winged helix-turn-helix transcriptional regulator encodes MIPKNLLIQVIDQLDEYCTQYPENLTYEGFASFVHVNRLSQHTVTRQVGGDYVPIMERDMPAEDIGKLLVMLYRYAKNYIKIAFAGTPLQTPEEFTYLMVLFTYDKLPQSELIRKNIMEKASGNEVIKRLMRMGMIMEAERSGDKRSKPISISPMGRKVLIDMLPKMRMVGNVVSGNLNQTERQLLIYLLAKLDHYHHDQYGHKDKQELTDYLHTEN; translated from the coding sequence ATGATACCTAAGAACTTGTTAATCCAGGTCATCGACCAACTGGACGAATATTGTACGCAGTACCCTGAAAATCTGACATATGAAGGATTTGCATCTTTTGTACATGTAAACCGTCTTTCTCAGCACACAGTTACCAGACAGGTAGGAGGTGACTATGTACCTATTATGGAGCGGGATATGCCAGCTGAAGATATCGGGAAACTCTTGGTCATGTTATACAGATATGCAAAAAATTATATAAAAATAGCATTTGCGGGTACTCCGTTGCAGACTCCTGAAGAATTTACCTACCTGATGGTTCTGTTTACCTATGACAAATTACCGCAATCAGAATTGATCCGTAAGAATATTATGGAAAAAGCTTCCGGTAATGAAGTAATCAAGCGATTGATGCGGATGGGAATGATTATGGAAGCCGAACGATCCGGAGATAAAAGGTCCAAGCCTATTTCAATTTCCCCTATGGGAAGAAAAGTACTTATTGATATGTTGCCTAAGATGAGAATGGTGGGAAATGTAGTATCAGGAAATCTTAACCAGACGGAGCGGCAGCTGCTGATCTATCTGCTGGCAAAACTGGATCATTATCACCACGATCAGTACGGGCATAAAGACAAACAGGAGCTTACAGATTATCTTCACACAGAAAACTAG
- a CDS encoding phytoene desaturase family protein — MDVSVIGSGISGLAAACYLAKQGHNVSVFEKNSTPGGRARQFREEGFVFDMGPSWYWMPDIIASFFQDFDHEVSDFYDLQRLDPSYTVIFDEMELPVPANMAELENLFESIESGSKQKLRQFMHNAAVKYEIGLKKYATFPSFSVMEYVQPDIFKALMRLDLLSNMDSHVNKYFKNPYLQKLMKFPVLFLGAMPDKIPAMYSLMNYADASLGTWYPKGGMYNIIEAQYKLAKELGVSFYFDHDINELLVEGRHVKGLRANDKTFHSDFVIASGDYHYMEKLLPAHLRNYNDTYWSKRQMAPTCLIFYLGINKKLALTHHTLFFDSDFNAHARSLYDKEEWPKEPMFYVCAPSVTDPSVAPEGHENLFVLIPLASGLEKGIDEVSAFYFENVIKRMESRLHTDIMPHICYQKKYTIKDFKEDYHAFKGNAYGLANTLRQTAFGKPSLKNRKVDNMLYCGQLSVPGPGVPPALLSGKIVADQVARYLSKT, encoded by the coding sequence ATGGATGTTTCAGTAATAGGATCAGGAATATCGGGTCTTGCCGCAGCCTGCTATCTGGCAAAACAAGGTCACAATGTTTCTGTTTTTGAAAAAAACAGCACTCCCGGTGGTCGTGCGCGTCAATTCAGGGAAGAAGGATTTGTGTTCGACATGGGCCCCAGCTGGTATTGGATGCCGGATATTATCGCATCCTTCTTTCAGGATTTTGATCATGAAGTTTCAGACTTTTATGATTTACAACGCTTAGATCCTTCCTATACTGTCATTTTTGATGAAATGGAATTGCCTGTACCAGCAAATATGGCGGAACTGGAAAACCTATTTGAATCGATAGAATCAGGCAGTAAACAAAAATTAAGACAGTTTATGCATAATGCAGCTGTCAAATATGAAATAGGCCTGAAGAAATATGCTACATTTCCTTCTTTCAGTGTAATGGAATATGTACAACCGGATATTTTTAAAGCATTGATGCGTCTTGACCTGCTTTCCAATATGGATAGTCATGTTAATAAGTATTTCAAAAATCCATATTTACAGAAGCTAATGAAATTTCCGGTGCTTTTCCTTGGGGCAATGCCTGACAAAATCCCGGCGATGTACAGTTTGATGAATTATGCAGATGCTTCTCTCGGTACCTGGTATCCTAAAGGGGGAATGTATAACATTATTGAAGCACAATATAAACTGGCTAAAGAATTGGGTGTGTCCTTTTATTTTGATCATGACATTAACGAGTTGCTGGTCGAAGGAAGACATGTAAAAGGATTAAGAGCTAATGATAAAACTTTTCATTCAGATTTTGTTATTGCGAGTGGGGATTATCATTATATGGAAAAGTTGCTGCCAGCTCATCTGCGCAATTACAATGATACCTACTGGAGTAAACGCCAGATGGCTCCCACCTGTCTTATCTTTTATCTGGGAATCAACAAAAAATTGGCTCTTACTCACCACACCTTATTTTTTGACAGTGATTTCAATGCTCATGCACGCTCCTTATACGATAAAGAAGAGTGGCCGAAAGAGCCTATGTTTTATGTGTGCGCTCCCTCCGTTACAGACCCTTCTGTGGCACCGGAAGGACATGAAAATCTTTTTGTGTTAATTCCGTTAGCGTCCGGACTGGAAAAAGGTATAGATGAAGTTTCAGCCTTTTATTTTGAAAATGTAATAAAGAGGATGGAATCAAGACTTCATACTGATATAATGCCCCATATCTGCTATCAAAAGAAATATACCATTAAAGATTTTAAGGAAGATTATCATGCCTTTAAGGGAAATGCCTATGGTCTCGCAAATACACTGCGTCAGACCGCATTTGGAAAACCCAGTCTTAAAAACCGCAAAGTTGACAATATGTTGTACTGTGGTCAGCTATCTGTGCCCGGACCAGGTGTACCTCCTGCCCTGCTTTCCGGTAAAATAGTTGCGGATCAGGTTGCCCGATATTTAAGTAAAACGTAA
- a CDS encoding phytoene/squalene synthase family protein, whose translation MDNLKIFNELSRLCSKKVTQLYSTSFSSAISVLHSDLHRPVYSIYGFVRLADEIVDSFHGYDKKSLLDDFKRDTFGAIASGVSINPVLHSFQWVVNTYDIDHHYIHAFFESMYADLDKKVWKDQNELNAYIYGSAEVVGLMCLHIFCEGDQELIKKLTPSAQALGAAFQKVNFMRDLREDTYDLGRRYFHDIQMDQFDKDTKIKIEEQITKDFEEAFNGLMQLPSKSRYGVLLAYRYYLCLFEKIKRLPPESILNKRIRVPDYQKLFLLLRISVGSRLATNLA comes from the coding sequence ATGGACAATCTCAAAATCTTCAATGAACTATCCCGCTTGTGCAGCAAAAAGGTTACCCAGCTTTACAGCACATCCTTCAGTAGTGCCATATCTGTATTACATTCTGATCTGCACAGACCTGTCTATAGCATATATGGATTTGTGAGATTGGCGGATGAGATTGTTGATAGTTTTCACGGATATGATAAAAAGAGTTTACTGGACGATTTCAAAAGAGATACTTTTGGAGCTATAGCGTCCGGAGTAAGTATAAATCCGGTGCTGCATAGCTTCCAGTGGGTAGTCAATACTTATGATATTGATCATCATTATATCCATGCTTTTTTTGAAAGTATGTATGCTGACCTCGACAAGAAAGTATGGAAAGATCAAAATGAACTAAATGCTTATATTTACGGATCAGCAGAGGTTGTAGGTCTAATGTGTCTGCATATTTTCTGTGAGGGAGATCAGGAGCTTATCAAAAAACTTACTCCTTCCGCTCAGGCATTGGGAGCAGCTTTTCAAAAAGTAAATTTCATGCGTGATCTTCGTGAAGACACTTACGATCTGGGGCGAAGATATTTTCATGATATTCAGATGGACCAATTTGATAAGGATACAAAAATCAAAATTGAAGAACAGATCACAAAAGATTTTGAAGAAGCATTTAACGGGTTAATGCAACTGCCATCCAAGTCCCGATATGGTGTATTGTTAGCGTACAGGTATTACCTGTGTCTGTTCGAAAAAATAAAACGATTACCTCCGGAAAGCATATTAAATAAAAGGATCAGGGTACCTGATTATCAAAAATTATTTCTTTTACTTAGAATCAGCGTGGGAAGCCGGTTAGCAACTAATCTGGCTTAG
- a CDS encoding Crp/Fnr family transcriptional regulator: MNNFSFVSYLTSNIDIDTESVEQLVSHCRTIAVKKGNYLLREGEVGKYTYFVEMGLLKQYSIDEKGKEHILQFAPENWFVSDRGSVYFGLPSHYYIQALEDSKVMLIEEEFIIKLSKENPSFLEFNNKNLHNHIRHLQKRITLLLSATAEERYLDFIKIYPSLTLRVPQTLIASYLGITPESLSRVRKDLATRNFRPL, encoded by the coding sequence ATGAACAATTTTTCTTTTGTAAGCTACCTGACTTCTAACATTGATATAGATACCGAAAGCGTCGAACAACTGGTATCCCATTGCCGGACTATAGCTGTTAAAAAAGGAAATTATCTTCTGCGTGAAGGTGAGGTAGGAAAATATACCTATTTTGTAGAAATGGGGCTGCTTAAACAATATTCCATAGATGAAAAAGGCAAAGAGCACATCCTTCAGTTTGCTCCGGAAAATTGGTTTGTATCAGACAGAGGAAGTGTTTACTTCGGTCTTCCATCCCATTATTACATTCAGGCACTGGAAGATAGTAAAGTCATGCTGATAGAGGAAGAGTTTATTATAAAACTATCAAAAGAAAATCCTTCATTTCTGGAATTCAATAATAAGAACCTGCACAATCATATTCGTCATCTGCAAAAGAGAATCACATTATTACTTAGTGCTACTGCAGAGGAAAGATATCTTGATTTTATAAAGATATATCCTAGCCTGACCCTTCGCGTTCCTCAGACACTTATTGCTTCCTATCTTGGGATAACACCTGAAAGTCTGAGCCGTGTACGCAAAGATCTGGCGACACGAAATTTCAGACCTTTATGA
- a CDS encoding lycopene cyclase family protein produces MMKETGSNSISFDYIVTGAGLSGLSLAIALKDYLLTTGKKLLLIDRSFEEYTNRTWSFWEENNGIFDFLCHARWQKLRLYADDKEITSPTSPFTYKSISSEDFRSYCFTIIQSHPQITLVKDDVTDITQSASNELIVKTKSGRFAANYVFDSRFDPALLSHSNVNTLWQQFQGYFVKTDFAAFRKDVADIMDFRTEQQNHVAFFYTLPSDANNALIEYTLFTSVLQTPEYFERNLKKYLDQHLGNHRYEITKTEEGKIPMTSYRFPRRKGNIIYLGTAAGCSKASTGYTFYFIQKQIGQILSHLQNETLDQYASSSTFDRFHFYDRILLRILKDQPEKGHRILFSMFQRNNATQVFRFLHNETSLMEELRLFVKLPVYLFSIYALKELFGTKV; encoded by the coding sequence ATGATGAAAGAAACCGGAAGCAACAGCATTAGTTTTGACTACATTGTGACCGGAGCTGGTCTTTCCGGTCTGAGTCTTGCCATAGCACTAAAGGATTATCTCCTTACTACAGGTAAAAAATTATTACTGATAGACCGCAGCTTTGAAGAGTATACAAACAGAACCTGGTCATTCTGGGAGGAAAATAATGGTATTTTTGACTTTCTATGTCATGCGCGTTGGCAAAAACTAAGATTATATGCAGATGACAAAGAGATTACAAGTCCTACTTCTCCCTTTACATACAAATCTATATCTTCAGAAGATTTCAGATCATATTGCTTTACTATTATTCAATCTCATCCTCAAATTACATTGGTAAAGGATGATGTAACAGATATTACTCAATCTGCCTCAAATGAGCTTATAGTAAAAACCAAATCCGGAAGATTTGCTGCAAACTACGTTTTTGACAGCCGCTTTGATCCGGCTCTTCTATCGCATTCAAACGTCAATACGCTCTGGCAACAGTTTCAGGGTTATTTTGTCAAAACAGATTTCGCAGCATTCCGTAAGGATGTAGCAGATATTATGGATTTCAGAACCGAACAACAGAATCATGTTGCGTTCTTTTATACATTGCCTTCAGATGCTAATAATGCCCTTATAGAATACACGCTATTCACTTCAGTTCTGCAAACGCCTGAGTACTTTGAAAGAAATCTGAAAAAATATCTGGATCAGCATTTAGGGAATCATCGCTATGAAATAACGAAAACGGAAGAAGGTAAGATTCCAATGACATCCTATCGTTTTCCCAGACGAAAAGGGAATATTATATATCTGGGTACTGCAGCCGGATGCAGTAAGGCATCTACAGGGTATACTTTTTATTTTATACAGAAGCAGATCGGCCAGATACTCAGTCACCTCCAAAATGAAACCCTGGATCAGTACGCTTCCTCTTCAACGTTTGACAGGTTTCATTTTTATGACCGGATTTTATTACGCATACTAAAAGATCAGCCCGAAAAAGGTCATCGTATTTTATTCAGTATGTTTCAACGGAATAACGCTACTCAGGTTTTTCGTTTCCTCCATAATGAAACTTCCCTAATGGAGGAATTAAGACTTTTTGTCAAGCTGCCTGTTTACCTTTTTTCAATATATGCTCTTAAAGAACTTTTTGGAACAAAAGTATAG
- a CDS encoding GNAT family N-acetyltransferase translates to MEIKHVQEGQKGYFSMMDQNIEAGRITYTYAGETKIIIDHTDVNDEYRGQSIGKKIVLEIVDFARTNHIKILPLCPFAKSVFDKTPEIKDVLF, encoded by the coding sequence ATGGAAATCAAACACGTACAGGAAGGACAAAAGGGATACTTTTCAATGATGGATCAGAATATCGAAGCAGGACGGATCACGTATACCTATGCAGGCGAAACTAAAATCATTATTGATCATACAGATGTAAATGACGAGTACAGAGGACAATCTATAGGGAAGAAGATTGTATTGGAAATAGTAGATTTTGCACGCACCAATCATATCAAGATATTACCCTTATGTCCGTTTGCCAAATCGGTATTTGACAAGACACCGGAGATCAAAGACGTATTGTTTTAA
- the idi gene encoding isopentenyl-diphosphate Delta-isomerase: protein MEQELITVNINDEETGVISKSQAHRLGILHRAFSVLIFDTEGKMLLQKRADKKYHSGGLWTNACCSHPSPDETTLEAAHRRLQEEMGFDCPLSYMYKFQYFANLDNDMIEHEMDHIFVGTYNGTIMPDPGEVSSYTYMTLDDISSRIQEEPQTFTIWFKIIFQHYMDHLNTKS from the coding sequence ATGGAACAAGAACTCATAACCGTCAATATCAACGATGAAGAAACAGGAGTAATATCTAAATCTCAGGCCCATCGCCTGGGAATATTACATCGTGCATTTTCAGTACTCATCTTTGACACAGAAGGAAAGATGCTCTTACAGAAAAGGGCAGATAAAAAATATCATAGCGGAGGACTGTGGACAAATGCATGTTGTAGTCATCCGAGTCCGGACGAAACAACTCTGGAGGCTGCTCACCGACGACTTCAGGAAGAAATGGGATTCGACTGCCCCTTATCTTATATGTACAAATTCCAATATTTCGCAAATCTGGATAACGACATGATCGAACATGAAATGGATCATATTTTTGTGGGCACGTATAATGGAACTATTATGCCAGATCCCGGTGAAGTTTCTTCCTACACATATATGACTTTGGATGATATTTCTTCCCGCATACAAGAGGAACCGCAGACGTTTACCATCTGGTTCAAAATTATTTTCCAGCATTACATGGATCATTTAAATACTAAATCTTAA
- a CDS encoding voltage-gated chloride channel family protein: MLTKQPKSIRQKTQIRTRLFFRNYPTMPYILKWVFISLILGLSIGSASAGFLISLEWVTNFREEHKWIIALLPLGGLSVGLLYYYWGKDVEAGNNLLIDTIHTPGQTIPFKMAPFVYLGTIITHLFGGSAGREGTALQMAGAIADQFSKRLKLNPEERKTLIIAAVAAGFGSVFGTPLAGAIFGMEFFLIGRLRYNAIFPAFASAICADLITKSWNAHHTHYHIDIVPDLSFVNIILAVLAGVLFGLCATVFSRTLKKTSQLFKSYISYPPLRPFIGGIIVATAVWCIGTTAYIGLGIPGIEASFQQTALPYDFALKMAFTILTLAAGFKGGEVTPLFFIGATLGSALSLFIPLPLGLLAGMGFVAVFSGATNTPLACSIMGIELFGAQAAVYIAIACILAYLFSGNTSIYGKQMIGDPKNKRFSALTGKRINDI, from the coding sequence ATGCTTACGAAACAACCAAAATCCATTCGTCAAAAAACTCAGATCCGCACCAGGTTATTCTTTCGGAATTATCCTACAATGCCCTATATTCTTAAATGGGTCTTTATCAGTCTTATTTTAGGGTTATCTATAGGGTCCGCTTCTGCAGGTTTTCTTATCTCACTGGAGTGGGTGACCAATTTTCGGGAGGAGCATAAATGGATCATTGCCCTACTTCCTCTAGGTGGCTTGTCTGTAGGGTTACTGTACTATTATTGGGGGAAAGATGTAGAAGCAGGTAATAATCTGCTGATTGATACGATTCATACACCTGGACAGACTATTCCGTTTAAAATGGCACCTTTTGTCTATTTAGGCACCATTATTACACATTTATTCGGAGGATCAGCAGGCAGGGAAGGCACAGCACTGCAAATGGCAGGTGCTATTGCTGATCAGTTTAGCAAACGATTAAAACTCAATCCGGAAGAACGGAAAACATTAATTATTGCAGCTGTCGCAGCAGGGTTTGGTTCCGTATTCGGTACTCCTCTTGCCGGAGCAATATTCGGAATGGAATTTTTCCTTATCGGACGGCTTCGGTATAATGCCATTTTTCCTGCGTTTGCTTCTGCGATCTGTGCCGATCTTATTACTAAATCGTGGAATGCTCATCATACCCATTACCATATAGATATTGTTCCGGATCTTTCATTTGTAAATATTATTCTGGCGGTTCTGGCTGGTGTTCTTTTCGGATTATGTGCGACAGTATTCAGTCGTACATTAAAGAAAACATCCCAACTTTTCAAATCTTATATCAGCTATCCTCCATTACGGCCTTTTATCGGAGGAATAATCGTAGCCACTGCAGTGTGGTGTATCGGCACTACCGCTTATATAGGACTTGGTATCCCCGGCATAGAAGCATCTTTTCAGCAAACAGCATTGCCCTATGATTTTGCATTGAAAATGGCTTTCACGATCCTTACCTTAGCGGCTGGATTTAAAGGAGGTGAAGTTACTCCACTCTTCTTTATCGGAGCCACCCTGGGTAGTGCATTATCCTTATTTATTCCCCTACCTCTGGGTTTACTGGCGGGAATGGGATTCGTAGCCGTATTTTCCGGTGCCACCAATACGCCACTGGCCTGCAGTATCATGGGAATAGAACTCTTCGGCGCTCAGGCAGCAGTATACATCGCTATTGCCTGCATACTGGCGTACCTGTTTTCCGGAAACACCAGTATTTACGGAAAACAGATGATAGGTGACCCTAAAAACAAAAGATTCTCTGCCCTCACAGGAAAACGGATTAATGATATCTGA
- a CDS encoding sterol desaturase family protein has product MHWILGIFLTLFTFCFMEILTWLTHRYVMHGFLWFLHKDHHQTTPGALEKNDWFAVIFAIPCIILFERGNSTDTPWLSYVAAGILLYGIAYFLVHDIIIHQRIKWFRNSKNSYIRAMRWGHKMHHKHLNADPGESFGFLWVEKKYRNKIKADDERNRKQQH; this is encoded by the coding sequence ATGCATTGGATTCTGGGTATTTTCCTTACACTCTTCACATTCTGTTTTATGGAGATCCTCACCTGGCTAACGCATCGCTATGTCATGCACGGCTTCTTATGGTTTCTGCACAAAGATCATCACCAGACGACTCCCGGAGCATTAGAAAAGAATGACTGGTTTGCCGTAATTTTTGCTATACCCTGTATTATTCTTTTTGAAAGAGGCAATTCAACCGATACACCATGGCTGAGTTATGTTGCAGCTGGAATTTTATTATATGGAATTGCTTACTTTCTTGTACATGATATTATTATTCATCAACGCATCAAGTGGTTTAGAAATTCGAAAAACAGCTATATAAGAGCCATGAGATGGGGCCACAAAATGCACCATAAGCATTTAAATGCTGATCCCGGCGAATCGTTTGGATTCTTATGGGTAGAAAAAAAATACAGAAATAAGATCAAAGCGGATGATGAAAGAAACCGGAAGCAACAGCATTAG